The following proteins come from a genomic window of Streptomyces sp. Sge12:
- a CDS encoding bifunctional phosphatase PAP2/diacylglycerol kinase family protein: MADQLTWSGTLARWDRRLFDAVAQRHWPGADRVLPRLGRAANHGVLWGGAAAAIAVFGSNGARKAAVRGVASLALASATINTVGKWSVRRPRPLLEGVPLTRQLATQPQTTSFPSGHSASAFAFATGVALASPGLGAVLAPVAASVAFSRVYTGVHYPSDVLAGASLGVVAGLVVRRLARDAQEARVVPGDERPAAGAPALPDGAGLTVVVNSASGTASAAGLDAVRARLPEAEVIECEASELTATLAKAASRAAVLGICGGDGTINAAATAALRAGVPLAVFPGGTLNHFAMDLGLAGAQATCEAVAQGQAVRVGVGRFSPGPGGEPGYFLNNFSIGAYPELLGHRLRWAPRIGGGPAALLAAWRVLRAQRPVRLRLAGRPRSVWLLFAGNGTYHGTGPTPRRRDNLGEGLLDLRLVYGGGRPGPRLLAAAFTGPLSRSPVHVATRLRSLRIGDIPAGTPLAYDGEYAEAPTALVLDELPDALTVYRPR, from the coding sequence ATGGCTGATCAACTGACCTGGTCCGGCACCCTCGCGCGATGGGACCGCCGGCTGTTCGACGCGGTGGCCCAGCGGCACTGGCCCGGGGCCGACCGGGTGCTGCCGCGGCTCGGGCGGGCCGCGAACCACGGGGTGCTGTGGGGCGGGGCCGCCGCCGCGATCGCAGTCTTCGGCTCCAACGGTGCCCGCAAAGCCGCCGTGCGCGGGGTCGCCTCGCTGGCACTGGCCTCCGCGACCATCAACACCGTCGGCAAATGGTCCGTACGCCGTCCGCGGCCGCTGCTGGAGGGCGTGCCCCTGACCCGGCAGCTGGCCACGCAGCCGCAGACCACCTCCTTCCCGTCCGGGCACTCGGCATCGGCCTTCGCCTTCGCCACCGGCGTGGCGCTGGCGTCCCCCGGCTTGGGGGCCGTGCTGGCCCCGGTCGCCGCGTCCGTGGCGTTCTCCCGCGTCTACACCGGGGTCCACTACCCCTCCGACGTACTCGCGGGCGCATCCCTGGGGGTGGTCGCGGGCCTCGTCGTACGCCGCCTCGCGCGGGACGCGCAGGAGGCCCGGGTCGTGCCCGGCGACGAGCGGCCGGCCGCCGGGGCCCCGGCCCTGCCCGACGGGGCCGGCCTCACCGTGGTGGTCAACAGCGCGTCGGGGACGGCCTCGGCCGCGGGCCTCGACGCGGTGCGCGCCCGCCTCCCCGAGGCCGAGGTGATCGAGTGCGAGGCCTCGGAGCTGACCGCCACCCTCGCGAAGGCGGCCTCGCGGGCCGCCGTGCTCGGGATCTGCGGCGGCGACGGCACGATCAACGCGGCCGCCACCGCCGCACTGCGCGCCGGGGTGCCACTGGCCGTGTTCCCCGGGGGCACCCTCAACCACTTCGCGATGGACCTCGGCCTCGCCGGAGCGCAGGCGACCTGCGAGGCCGTGGCCCAGGGCCAGGCCGTTCGCGTCGGCGTCGGCCGTTTCTCCCCGGGGCCCGGCGGAGAGCCCGGCTACTTCCTGAACAACTTCAGCATCGGCGCGTATCCGGAACTGCTCGGTCACCGGCTGCGCTGGGCCCCGCGCATCGGCGGCGGCCCGGCCGCACTGCTGGCGGCCTGGCGGGTGCTGCGCGCCCAGCGGCCCGTGCGGCTGCGGCTGGCCGGGCGGCCCCGGAGCGTGTGGCTGCTCTTCGCCGGAAACGGCACCTACCACGGCACCGGCCCCACCCCCCGCCGCCGCGACAACCTCGGCGAGGGCCTGCTGGACCTGCGGCTCGTCTACGGCGGCGGCCGTCCCGGCCCGCGGCTCCTGGCCGCCGCCTTCACGGGGCCGCTGAGCCGCTCCCCGGTCCACGTGGCCACCCGCCTGCGCAGCCTGCGCATCGGAGACATCCCCGCCGGCACCCCGCTCGCCTATGACGGCGAGTACGCGGAGGCCCCGACCGCCCTCGTCCTCGACGAGCTCCCCGACGCCCTGACCGTCTACCGCCCCCGCTGA
- the ettA gene encoding energy-dependent translational throttle protein EttA, with translation MAEFIYTMRKTRKAHGDKVILDDVSLNFLPGAKIGVVGPNGAGKSTVLKIMAGLEQPSNGDAFLSPGYTVGILMQEPKLDESKTVLENVQDGAADVMKKLKRFNEVAELMGVEYTDALMDEMGKLQEDLDHANAWDLDAQLEQAMDALGCPPGDWPVTTLSGGEKRRVALCKLLIEAPDLLLLDEPTNHLDAESVNWLEQHLSQYKGAVVAVTHDRYFLNNVAEWILELDRGRAHPYEGNYSTYLEKKATRLKVEGRKDEKRQKRLKEELEWVRSNAKGRQTKSKARLARYEEMAAEADKMRKLDFEEIQIPPGPRLGSIVVEVNNLSKAFGDKVLIDDLSFTLPRNGIVGIIGPNGAGKTTLFKMIQGLEAPDSGSVKVGETVKISYVDQSRANIDPKKTLWAVVSDELDYINVGQVEMPSRAYVSAFGFKGPDQQKPAGVLSGGERNRLNLALTLKEGGNLLLLDEPTNDLDVETLSSLENALLEFPGAAVVISHDRWFLDRVATHILAYEGDSKWYWFEGNFESYEKNKIERLGPDAARPHRATYKKLTRG, from the coding sequence TTGGCTGAGTTCATCTACACCATGCGCAAGACGCGCAAGGCGCACGGCGACAAGGTGATTCTTGATGACGTCTCCTTGAACTTCCTGCCCGGCGCGAAGATCGGTGTGGTCGGCCCCAACGGCGCCGGTAAGTCCACCGTTCTGAAGATCATGGCGGGCCTGGAGCAGCCGTCCAACGGTGACGCCTTCCTGTCGCCCGGCTACACCGTCGGCATCCTCATGCAGGAGCCCAAGCTCGACGAGTCGAAGACGGTCCTGGAGAACGTCCAGGACGGCGCCGCCGACGTCATGAAGAAGCTCAAGCGCTTCAACGAGGTCGCCGAGCTGATGGGCGTCGAGTACACCGACGCGCTCATGGACGAGATGGGCAAGCTCCAGGAGGACCTGGACCACGCCAACGCGTGGGACCTGGACGCTCAGCTGGAGCAGGCCATGGACGCCCTGGGCTGCCCGCCCGGCGACTGGCCGGTCACCACCCTCTCCGGTGGCGAGAAGCGCCGCGTGGCGCTCTGCAAGCTGCTCATCGAGGCCCCGGACCTGCTCCTCCTCGACGAGCCCACCAACCACCTCGACGCCGAGTCCGTGAACTGGCTGGAGCAGCACCTCTCCCAGTACAAGGGCGCCGTCGTGGCCGTCACCCACGACCGCTACTTCCTGAACAACGTCGCCGAGTGGATCCTCGAGCTCGACCGCGGCCGCGCGCACCCCTACGAGGGCAACTACTCCACCTACCTGGAGAAGAAGGCCACCCGCCTCAAGGTCGAGGGCCGCAAGGACGAGAAGCGCCAGAAGCGCCTCAAGGAAGAGCTGGAGTGGGTCCGCTCCAACGCCAAGGGCCGCCAGACCAAGTCCAAGGCCCGCCTCGCCCGCTACGAGGAGATGGCCGCCGAGGCGGACAAGATGCGGAAGCTGGACTTCGAGGAGATCCAGATCCCGCCGGGCCCGCGTCTGGGCTCGATCGTGGTCGAGGTCAACAACCTCTCCAAGGCGTTCGGCGACAAGGTCCTCATCGATGACCTGTCCTTCACGCTGCCGCGCAACGGAATCGTCGGCATCATCGGCCCGAACGGCGCCGGCAAGACCACGCTCTTCAAGATGATCCAGGGCCTGGAGGCGCCGGACTCCGGCTCCGTCAAGGTCGGCGAGACCGTCAAGATCAGCTACGTCGACCAGTCCCGCGCCAACATCGACCCCAAGAAGACCCTCTGGGCGGTCGTGTCGGACGAGCTGGACTACATCAACGTGGGCCAGGTCGAGATGCCGTCCCGCGCCTACGTCAGCGCCTTCGGCTTCAAGGGCCCGGACCAGCAGAAGCCGGCCGGCGTCCTGTCCGGTGGTGAGCGCAACCGCCTCAACCTGGCGCTGACCCTCAAGGAGGGCGGCAACCTGCTCCTCCTCGACGAGCCCACCAACGACCTCGACGTCGAGACCCTGTCCTCGCTCGAGAACGCGCTGCTGGAGTTCCCCGGTGCGGCCGTGGTCATCTCCCACGACCGCTGGTTCCTGGACCGGGTCGCCACGCACATCCTGGCGTACGAGGGCGACTCCAAGTGGTACTGGTTCGAGGGCAACTTCGAGTCGTACGAGAAGAACAAGATCGAGCGGCTGGGCCCGGACGCGGCCCGTCCGCACCGTGCCACCTACAAGAAGCTCACCCGAGGCTGA
- a CDS encoding acyl-CoA thioesterase: protein MARHHYRCPLRWADMDAFGHVNNVVFLRYLEEARIDFMFRLAPGEGSESFTGGSVVARHEIDYKLPLVHRHEPVLIESWVTRIGAASLTIRYEVKDEATEDAPETVYVRAETVVVPYNLAAGRPRRITAEERRFLQEYLDEPEAASEAVSASAAASSSGSGSATGSLAA from the coding sequence ATGGCCAGACACCACTACCGGTGCCCCCTGCGCTGGGCGGACATGGATGCCTTCGGGCACGTCAACAACGTCGTCTTCCTCCGCTACCTGGAGGAGGCGCGGATCGACTTCATGTTCCGCCTCGCGCCGGGGGAGGGCAGTGAGTCCTTCACGGGCGGGTCCGTCGTGGCCCGTCACGAGATCGACTACAAGCTGCCCCTCGTGCACCGCCACGAGCCGGTCCTCATCGAGTCCTGGGTGACCCGGATAGGCGCCGCGTCCCTGACCATCCGCTACGAGGTCAAGGACGAGGCGACCGAGGACGCGCCCGAGACGGTCTACGTGCGCGCCGAGACCGTGGTCGTGCCCTACAACCTCGCCGCCGGGCGGCCCCGCCGCATCACGGCCGAGGAGAGGCGCTTCCTCCAGGAGTACCTCGACGAGCCCGAGGCCGCGTCCGAGGCCGTGTCCGCGTCAGCGGCCGCGTCGTCTTCCGGATCCGGCTCCGCGACCGGATCCCTCGCGGCATGA
- a CDS encoding globin: MNEIPRGALQEQTFYEQVGGEETFRRLVRRFYQGVAQDPLLRPMYPEEDLGPAEERFALFLMQYWGGPTTYSQHRGHPRLRMRHAPFQVDAAAHDAWLSHMRVAVDELGLAPEHEAQLWKYLTYAAASMINTAG; the protein is encoded by the coding sequence GTGAATGAGATTCCGCGGGGCGCACTTCAGGAGCAGACGTTCTACGAGCAGGTGGGCGGCGAGGAGACCTTCCGTCGCCTCGTCCGGCGTTTCTACCAGGGGGTCGCGCAGGACCCGCTGCTGCGCCCGATGTACCCGGAGGAGGACCTGGGTCCCGCCGAGGAGCGGTTCGCGCTGTTCCTGATGCAGTACTGGGGCGGTCCGACCACCTACAGCCAGCACCGCGGGCACCCGCGCCTGCGGATGCGGCACGCACCGTTCCAGGTGGACGCGGCCGCCCACGACGCGTGGCTGAGCCATATGCGGGTCGCGGTGGACGAGCTGGGCCTGGCGCCGGAGCACGAGGCGCAGCTGTGGAAGTACCTGACGTACGCCGCCGCGTCGATGATCAATACGGCGGGATAG
- a CDS encoding methyltransferase domain-containing protein — MAAHTARIEARDLRDTAHAAQVRELTAAGVLEDPRWRAAFAAVPRHVFVPYFWTGRGAGHERLWAEDPDPEHRARWLRGVYVDTPLATRLRDGRLVSSSSQPSLMAKMLAALDVRDGDDVLEIGAGTGYNAALLCHRLGDEHVTTVDLDEEITESARSHLAELGYHPAVITGDGARGCPARAPFDRIMVTCTLPLIPHAWPAQCRPGARILAPLSTGLIALTVRDADFAEGNFLHTPAYFVPLRGATAAPPPDPATAEYGLPYELVENERFQFMLVLTAGVLHPREALDLWRREDRPSRERFGVSVSAEGQWSWLDDPQGPYVWPLGEP, encoded by the coding sequence ATGGCCGCACACACCGCACGCATCGAGGCACGGGACCTGCGGGACACCGCGCACGCCGCCCAGGTGCGGGAGCTGACCGCCGCCGGGGTGCTGGAGGACCCACGCTGGCGGGCGGCGTTCGCCGCCGTCCCCCGGCACGTGTTCGTCCCGTACTTCTGGACCGGCCGCGGCGCCGGTCACGAGCGGCTGTGGGCCGAGGACCCCGACCCCGAACACCGCGCCCGCTGGCTGCGCGGGGTCTACGTCGACACCCCGCTGGCGACCCGGCTGCGCGACGGCCGGCTGGTCTCCTCCAGCAGCCAGCCCTCCCTGATGGCGAAGATGCTGGCCGCGCTGGACGTGCGCGACGGCGACGACGTACTGGAGATCGGCGCGGGCACCGGCTACAACGCGGCCCTGCTGTGCCACCGCCTCGGCGACGAGCACGTCACCACCGTCGACCTGGACGAGGAGATCACCGAGTCCGCGCGGTCGCACCTGGCCGAGCTCGGCTACCACCCCGCGGTGATCACCGGCGACGGCGCGCGCGGCTGCCCCGCCCGGGCGCCGTTCGACCGGATCATGGTGACCTGCACCCTGCCGCTGATCCCGCACGCCTGGCCGGCCCAGTGCCGGCCGGGGGCCCGGATCCTGGCCCCGCTGTCGACCGGCCTGATCGCACTGACCGTCCGGGACGCCGATTTCGCCGAGGGCAACTTCCTGCACACCCCGGCGTACTTCGTCCCGCTGCGCGGCGCCACGGCCGCACCCCCGCCCGACCCGGCCACCGCGGAGTACGGCCTCCCGTACGAGCTGGTGGAGAACGAGCGCTTCCAGTTCATGCTGGTCCTGACCGCGGGCGTCCTGCACCCCCGCGAGGCCCTGGACCTCTGGCGCCGCGAGGACCGCCCGTCCCGCGAACGCTTCGGCGTCTCGGTCAGCGCGGAGGGCCAGTGGTCCTGGCTGGACGACCCCCAGGGCCCCTACGTATGGCCCCTGGGGGAGCCCTGA
- a CDS encoding AAA family ATPase, whose product MSIGSEEHEHGLALVLVAGYAGSGKSEAGKMMSQATGWPLLDKDTLTRPLTESLLSHLNGDPDDRHSSVYAENVRPLEYESLMKACWENLECGVPVVAVAPFLAEVVDDQWAARTRRHCSRLDAGLEVVWVDSDASSMRERLTSRNAARDTWKLANWRQYLGSISLERRPVGEFHLVDNRITAMTPLAEQVESVAMILSRRYGEGQA is encoded by the coding sequence TTGAGTATCGGTTCGGAGGAACACGAGCACGGGCTCGCGCTCGTCCTCGTCGCCGGATATGCCGGATCCGGCAAATCCGAGGCGGGGAAGATGATGTCGCAGGCGACGGGCTGGCCGCTGCTGGACAAGGACACACTGACGAGGCCGCTCACGGAGTCGCTGCTGTCCCATCTCAACGGCGACCCCGATGACCGGCACAGCAGCGTCTACGCCGAGAACGTGCGTCCGTTGGAGTACGAGTCCCTGATGAAGGCGTGCTGGGAGAACCTCGAGTGCGGGGTGCCGGTGGTCGCCGTAGCACCCTTCCTCGCCGAGGTCGTCGACGATCAGTGGGCCGCCCGGACACGTCGCCACTGCTCGCGCCTGGACGCCGGCCTGGAGGTGGTGTGGGTGGACAGCGACGCGTCGTCGATGCGCGAGCGGCTCACCTCGCGCAACGCGGCACGGGACACGTGGAAGCTCGCGAACTGGCGCCAGTACCTCGGGTCGATCTCCCTGGAGCGGCGCCCCGTCGGGGAGTTCCACCTCGTCGACAACCGGATCACCGCGATGACACCCCTCGCCGAGCAGGTGGAATCGGTGGCCATGATCCTGTCCCGTCGATACGGCGAGGGGCAGGCGTGA
- a CDS encoding guanylate kinase, protein MNAKVNAQRDGSPRGVVLFGPPTAGKDTVSAALTGLDTRYGQLTKIKVGSGRTTGYRMADADELAALRAAGRLVLETRRYGNTYAIDRDDLDAMTGAGRIPIVHIGSVEHLRSFTAAVREPWLCVLLWVPRDVCEQRSRGRGDRDTADRLAAWDEALADLGTVQDGEEPFDLLLRTDHTDPDRTAEIIARAHAHHQGERNRAATLTAFLGQAATAER, encoded by the coding sequence GTGAACGCGAAAGTGAACGCCCAGCGTGACGGGAGCCCCCGAGGGGTCGTCCTCTTCGGACCTCCGACGGCAGGCAAGGACACGGTCAGCGCCGCGCTGACCGGCCTGGACACGCGATACGGGCAGCTGACCAAGATCAAGGTGGGATCCGGGCGCACCACCGGCTATCGCATGGCCGACGCCGATGAGCTGGCGGCCCTGCGCGCCGCCGGTCGGCTGGTGCTGGAGACCCGGAGGTACGGCAACACGTACGCGATCGACCGAGACGACCTGGACGCCATGACCGGGGCGGGCCGCATCCCGATCGTGCACATCGGCAGCGTCGAGCACCTGCGCAGCTTCACCGCCGCCGTCCGGGAACCATGGCTGTGCGTGCTCCTGTGGGTGCCCCGCGACGTGTGCGAGCAGCGGTCCCGAGGCCGGGGCGACCGGGACACCGCCGACCGGCTCGCCGCCTGGGACGAGGCGCTGGCCGATCTGGGCACGGTGCAGGACGGTGAGGAGCCGTTCGATCTCCTGCTGCGCACCGACCACACGGACCCGGACCGGACCGCCGAGATCATCGCCCGGGCCCACGCGCACCACCAGGGGGAGCGGAACCGGGCCGCGACCCTGACCGCCTTCCTCGGTCAGGCCGCGACCGCCGAACGGTGA
- a CDS encoding DUF1932 domain-containing protein has product MTEPATTVGLLHPGSMGAAFGAQLRARGVTALWCPDGRSDVTRRRAEQAGLEPAAFSDLLDRADVVLSLCPPAAAEELAAQVAAHGFAGRTYVEANAISPGRVRRIAALLPDAETIDAAVVGSPPVGGKRPTLYLSGEPGRTGRVERLFAGTDVRTHDLGTELGAASALKLSYSSYQKASRVLAALAYGAAQAHGVGDDLLAIAAKRTGSYLSETDYIPKTAARAWRWGPELADAATLLSDAGLPDDLMLAAVSTLDRWDTARDATLTVEEALELLRGDPDRG; this is encoded by the coding sequence ATGACGGAACCAGCCACCACGGTCGGACTGCTGCACCCGGGCAGCATGGGGGCCGCCTTCGGCGCCCAACTGCGCGCGCGGGGGGTCACCGCCCTGTGGTGCCCCGACGGCCGGAGCGACGTCACACGAAGGCGTGCCGAGCAGGCCGGCCTGGAGCCCGCGGCCTTCTCGGACCTCTTGGACCGCGCCGACGTGGTCCTGTCGCTCTGCCCTCCGGCCGCGGCCGAGGAGCTCGCCGCACAGGTCGCCGCTCACGGCTTCGCCGGGCGCACGTACGTGGAGGCGAACGCGATCTCCCCGGGCCGCGTGAGGCGCATCGCCGCCCTCCTGCCCGACGCGGAGACGATCGACGCCGCTGTGGTCGGTTCGCCGCCCGTCGGCGGCAAGAGGCCGACGCTCTACCTGTCCGGGGAGCCCGGCCGCACGGGCCGGGTCGAGCGGCTCTTCGCCGGGACCGACGTCCGTACGCACGACCTGGGCACCGAGTTGGGAGCGGCGTCGGCCCTCAAACTCTCCTACTCCAGCTACCAGAAGGCATCACGCGTCCTGGCCGCGTTGGCCTACGGCGCCGCCCAGGCGCACGGCGTCGGCGACGATCTCCTGGCCATCGCGGCCAAGCGGACGGGCAGCTACCTGAGCGAGACGGACTACATCCCCAAAACGGCCGCCCGGGCGTGGCGTTGGGGCCCCGAGCTGGCCGACGCGGCCACGCTGCTCAGCGACGCGGGCCTCCCCGACGACCTGATGCTGGCGGCCGTCTCGACGCTCGACCGCTGGGACACGGCGCGCGACGCAACCCTCACCGTGGAGGAGGCCCTGGAGCTGCTGCGCGGCGATCCGGACCGTGGCTGA
- a CDS encoding HAD family hydrolase, with protein sequence MQRLALFDLDDTLIDRRHALDATLTRFASRHGLTANERNALLVRLDERARPADFSVIRELHGLSTPAQELWQEYLTDMATLSVCPGDVLDGLDDLKKHGWLIGIATNGSADIQRAKLEATGIAHRVHAVCVSAELGLRKPDPRLFATAAELCGATPHDGGWMVGDDPVKDIGGGRSAGLATLWIGTPDRWPGQLPAPDRSAPNALSAIHLLLEHTA encoded by the coding sequence GTGCAGCGCCTCGCCCTCTTCGACCTCGACGACACGCTCATCGACCGCCGTCACGCCCTTGACGCGACACTGACGCGCTTCGCCTCCCGCCACGGCCTCACGGCGAACGAGCGGAACGCGCTTCTCGTCCGGCTGGACGAGCGGGCCCGCCCTGCGGACTTCTCGGTGATCCGTGAGCTCCACGGCCTTTCCACCCCGGCCCAGGAGCTGTGGCAGGAGTACCTGACGGACATGGCGACCCTCTCCGTATGCCCGGGCGACGTGCTGGACGGGCTGGACGACCTGAAGAAGCACGGCTGGCTGATCGGCATCGCGACGAACGGCTCCGCCGACATCCAGCGGGCCAAGCTGGAGGCCACCGGCATCGCGCACCGGGTCCACGCCGTATGCGTCTCGGCGGAACTGGGGCTTCGCAAACCCGACCCCCGGCTGTTCGCCACCGCTGCGGAGCTCTGCGGCGCGACCCCGCACGACGGTGGCTGGATGGTGGGTGACGACCCCGTCAAGGACATCGGGGGCGGGCGCTCCGCCGGGCTGGCCACCCTGTGGATCGGTACCCCCGACCGCTGGCCGGGGCAGTTGCCCGCCCCCGACCGGAGCGCTCCCAACGCACTCTCGGCCATCCACCTGCTCCTGGAACACACCGCCTGA
- a CDS encoding FHA domain-containing protein → MPTCPNGHQSASDDWCEVCGHRMAASEGPPPVPSYGYGFPPTAGEPTAQAELCPQCRTPREAMAPFCEECRYNFLTRTSTSYTPPAQAPDPGPQPTGAGGRGTPPPPVPAPGSYSQDHFEYQGSRPSRVNRPAEPLQREDDWLLPPPAHEPQREYQQPPQPQYQQQPPPPPQQREYQQEYQQQGPPPQQQYQQQQHQPFPPQGGAWNATIGPDRSYFMAMMQRSGPEAAGLNLPAFSPEQHLPLSGGQITIGRRRASTGESPDIDLSVPPEDPGVSHQHAVLVQQPDLSWAVVDQNSTNGTTINGGEDPIQPYVPVPLADGDRVHVGAWTTITIRRG, encoded by the coding sequence ATGCCGACCTGCCCGAACGGGCACCAGTCCGCGTCCGACGACTGGTGCGAGGTCTGCGGCCACCGCATGGCTGCCTCGGAGGGCCCGCCCCCGGTGCCCTCCTACGGCTACGGCTTCCCCCCGACCGCCGGTGAACCCACCGCCCAGGCAGAGCTCTGCCCGCAGTGCCGGACCCCGCGCGAGGCCATGGCCCCGTTCTGCGAGGAGTGCCGGTACAACTTCCTGACCCGCACCTCGACTTCGTACACCCCGCCGGCCCAGGCCCCGGACCCGGGACCGCAGCCGACGGGTGCGGGCGGTCGCGGTACGCCCCCGCCGCCGGTGCCCGCTCCCGGGAGCTACTCCCAGGACCACTTCGAGTACCAGGGCTCGCGGCCGTCCCGGGTCAACCGGCCGGCCGAGCCGCTCCAGCGCGAGGACGACTGGCTGCTGCCGCCGCCCGCGCACGAGCCGCAGCGGGAGTACCAGCAGCCCCCGCAGCCCCAGTACCAGCAGCAGCCCCCGCCGCCGCCCCAGCAGCGGGAGTACCAGCAGGAGTACCAGCAGCAGGGCCCGCCGCCCCAGCAGCAGTACCAGCAGCAACAGCACCAGCCGTTCCCGCCCCAGGGCGGCGCCTGGAACGCGACGATCGGCCCCGACCGCTCGTACTTCATGGCGATGATGCAGCGCAGCGGCCCCGAGGCGGCCGGGCTCAACCTGCCCGCGTTCTCCCCGGAGCAGCATCTCCCGCTGTCCGGCGGCCAGATCACCATCGGCCGCCGCCGCGCCTCCACGGGCGAGTCCCCCGACATCGACCTGTCGGTGCCCCCGGAGGACCCGGGGGTCTCCCACCAGCACGCGGTCCTGGTCCAGCAGCCGGACCTCAGCTGGGCGGTGGTGGACCAGAACTCCACCAACGGCACCACGATCAACGGCGGCGAGGACCCGATCCAGCCCTACGTCCCGGTCCCCCTCGCCGACGGCGACCGCGTCCACGTGGGCGCCTGGACCACGATCACCATCCGCCGCGGCTGA
- a CDS encoding VWA domain-containing protein: MANFAKPNAPRFSVEVYQNEFLPEGGRDVHAIVTVTATGGATATRTAVADGTAAVVLMVDCSGSMEYPPEKMRGAREATAAAIDTLRDGTAFAVVAGTHVAKEVYPGQGRLAVADATTRAQAKEALRSLSSGGGTAIGTWLRLADGLLRGSTAAIRHGILLTDGRNEHEEPAVLRATLDACAGRFTCDARGVGTDWDVKEVTGIAHALLGSADIVADPAHLAEDFTRMMENVMGKEVADVALRLWTPVGVEIQYVKQVAPSLLDLTDRRTESGPRAGDYPTGSWGDESREYHVCVRVPTAIVGQEMLAARTTLVLPGAAGEPATVLAQGLVRAVWTNDLAASTAINAQVAHYTGQAELAEAIQQGLEARKMGDVGGATAKLGRAVQLASSSGNADTARLLSKVVDVVDAVAGTVRLKAKVADADEMTLDTRSTQTVRVKKT, from the coding sequence ATGGCGAATTTCGCCAAGCCGAACGCCCCGCGCTTCAGCGTGGAGGTGTACCAGAACGAGTTCCTCCCCGAGGGCGGACGGGACGTCCACGCGATCGTCACGGTCACCGCCACCGGCGGTGCCACCGCCACCCGCACGGCGGTCGCCGACGGCACGGCGGCCGTGGTGCTCATGGTCGACTGCTCGGGGTCCATGGAGTACCCGCCGGAGAAGATGCGCGGCGCCCGTGAGGCCACGGCGGCGGCCATCGACACCCTGCGCGACGGCACCGCCTTCGCCGTGGTCGCCGGTACGCACGTGGCCAAGGAGGTCTACCCGGGCCAGGGCCGCCTCGCCGTGGCGGACGCGACCACCCGTGCCCAGGCCAAGGAGGCCCTGCGCAGCCTGAGCTCCGGCGGCGGCACCGCCATCGGCACCTGGCTGCGGCTCGCCGACGGCCTGCTGCGCGGCTCCACCGCCGCCATCCGGCACGGCATCCTGCTCACCGACGGCCGCAACGAGCACGAGGAGCCGGCCGTGCTCCGCGCCACCCTCGACGCCTGTGCGGGCCGCTTCACCTGCGACGCACGCGGGGTCGGCACCGACTGGGACGTCAAGGAGGTCACCGGGATCGCGCACGCGCTGCTCGGCTCCGCCGACATCGTGGCCGACCCGGCCCACCTGGCCGAGGACTTCACGCGCATGATGGAGAACGTCATGGGCAAGGAGGTCGCGGACGTCGCGCTGCGCCTGTGGACCCCGGTCGGCGTGGAGATCCAGTACGTCAAGCAGGTGGCACCCTCCCTGCTGGACCTGACCGACCGCCGCACCGAGTCCGGACCGCGCGCCGGCGACTACCCGACCGGTTCGTGGGGCGACGAGTCCCGCGAGTACCACGTGTGCGTCCGCGTCCCCACGGCCATCGTGGGCCAGGAGATGCTCGCCGCCCGCACCACCCTGGTCCTGCCGGGAGCGGCGGGCGAGCCGGCGACCGTACTGGCGCAGGGCCTGGTGCGCGCGGTGTGGACGAACGATCTGGCGGCGTCCACGGCCATCAACGCGCAGGTCGCCCACTACACGGGGCAGGCGGAGCTGGCGGAGGCTATCCAGCAGGGGCTGGAAGCCCGCAAAATGGGCGATGTCGGTGGTGCCACGGCCAAGCTGGGACGTGCGGTACAACTGGCGAGTTCCTCCGGGAACGCCGACACAGCACGACTCCTGTCCAAGGTGGTGGATGTGGTGGACGCGGTGGCGGGTACTGTGCGGCTGAAAGCGAAGGTCGCCGATGCCGACGAGATGACTCTCGACACGCGTTCGACGCAGACCGTCCGAGTGAAGAAGACCTGA